One Oryza glaberrima chromosome 11, OglaRS2, whole genome shotgun sequence genomic region harbors:
- the LOC127755240 gene encoding uncharacterized protein LOC127755240, producing the protein MERLLHFRPPKPTSANAVAAAATADGDLLELDVLWPASRAPDLLAALPEEDGKRRRKRGGSGSGSVAVRSAARPIPETAALTLVPSSSAAAMAKSAPVRIPSEAAAARRGVMWAAQAGSEDGEAAMVPPHEIVARRAAAHSSVLEGSGRTLKGRDLHRVRNAVLRRTGFLD; encoded by the coding sequence ATGGAGCGCCTCCTGCACTTCCGGCCCCCGAAACCGACCTCTGCCAATGCCGTTGCAGCGGCGGCTACCGCCGACGGCGACCTCCTCGAGCTCGACGTGCTCTGGCCTGCCTCCCGCGCCCCGGACCTCCTCGCGGCGCTCCCTGAGGAGGACgggaagcggaggaggaagcgcggcgggagcgggagcgggagcgtgGCCGTCCGATCCGCGGCGCGGCCTATCCCGGAGACCGCCGCGTTGACCCTGGTCCCGTcgtcgtccgcggcggcgatggcgaagtcggcgccggtgaggataccgtcggaggcggcggcggcgcgtaggGGGGTGATGTGGGCGGCGCAGGCGGGCAGCGAGGACGGGGAGGCGGCCATGGTCCCGCCCCACGAGATCGtggcgcggcgcgccgcggcgcacAGCTCGGTGCTGGAGGGCTCCGGGAGGACGCTCAAGGGGCGCGACCTCCACCGCGTCCGcaacgccgtcctccgccgcaccGGCTTCCTCGACTGA